One region of Bacillus zhangzhouensis genomic DNA includes:
- a CDS encoding type 1 glutamine amidotransferase — protein MGKKIAVVLTDYFEDVEFTEPAKAFKDAGHEITVIENEKGKTVKGKQGEAEVRVDASIDNVKPEDFDALLIPGGFSPDILRADDRYVQFTKAFMDEKKPVFAICHGPQLLITAKALEGRDATGYTSIQVDMENAGAKFKDEEVVICQDQLVTSRTPDDIPAFNRESLKLLAK, from the coding sequence ATGGGTAAGAAAATTGCCGTTGTATTAACAGATTACTTTGAGGATGTTGAATTCACCGAACCTGCAAAAGCCTTTAAAGATGCAGGCCATGAGATCACAGTGATTGAAAATGAAAAAGGAAAAACAGTGAAAGGGAAGCAAGGAGAAGCAGAAGTGAGAGTGGATGCGTCCATTGATAACGTGAAGCCTGAAGACTTCGATGCACTCCTGATTCCTGGCGGGTTCTCACCAGACATTCTGCGTGCAGATGATCGATATGTCCAATTCACAAAAGCATTTATGGATGAGAAAAAGCCAGTATTTGCGATCTGTCACGGACCGCAATTGCTCATCACAGCAAAGGCACTGGAAGGCAGAGATGCGACTGGCTATACATCCATTCAAGTAGATATGGAAAACGCAGGCGCAAAATTCAAAGATGAAGAAGTTGTCATTTGTCAGGATCAGCTTGTGACAAGCCGTACACCTGATGACATTCCAGCATTTAATCGTGAATCATTAAAACTGCTCGCAAAATAA